The sequence GCGCAGCTCGTGGCGGACGCGCCGCCGACCCTGGTCGTCGACGTGTCGCGCCTCGTCTTCGGCGATTCGGTCCTGCTGCACTTCCTGCTGTCCGTGCAGCGGGCGCAGACCGCTGCCGGAGGGCGGCTGGAGGTCCGGGGGCCGCTCGCCCCCACCGTGGAGCGTCTGCTGCGGGAGACGGGCACCTGGCCGGCCTTCACCATCACCGGTGCCGGGGACGCCCCGTGAAGCGGTGACGCCGTGCGGCGTTGGGACGGGATCGCGCCCAGGCCGTCGCCGCGGGGGCGGGGTCCGGGCGGCGCGATAGGTATTTTGAGGCGCGGAGCGGGTACCGGGGAGGGCCGGACCCCGTTGACCGGGTGAGCACGATTCTGTACGGAAAGGGTGAGGTGGCCGATGTCCGAGCTGACGGACGAGGGCTCCCGCCTTCCGGACTCTGATCCCGAGGCCGCTGGCGTACGGAGCCCGGGGCCGGAGGGGGATCGCGTACGGATCACCGGCCCGCTGAAGGCCCGCGGGGCGCGCGCGGAGGTGAGCCGGCTGCTGGCCGGTGCGGCCGGTGAGAGGTGTCTCAACGACGCGCTGCTGGTCGTCTCGGAACTGATCTCCAACGCCGACCGGCACGGGGGCGGGCTGCGGGAGTTCGCCGCGGGCGTCGAGGACGGGCACCTGTGGCTGGAGGTGGCCGATCACAGTGACGTGCTGCCGGAGAGTGCCGCCCACGATCCCCTGGTCCCGGGGGGCTTCGGCTGGTCGCTGGTGCGGCGGTTGTCCGCCGACGCGCGGATCAGGCCCCGGACGAATCAGGATGAGCCGGG is a genomic window of Streptomyces sp. YPW6 containing:
- a CDS encoding ATP-binding protein produces the protein MSELTDEGSRLPDSDPEAAGVRSPGPEGDRVRITGPLKARGARAEVSRLLAGAAGERCLNDALLVVSELISNADRHGGGLREFAAGVEDGHLWLEVADHSDVLPESAAHDPLVPGGFGWSLVRRLSADARIRPRTNQDEPGKTIVVSLRLE
- a CDS encoding STAS domain-containing protein, coding for MVSPLELDTRVAPGCTTLTIAGECDQDDAEVLEQALAQLVADAPPTLVVDVSRLVFGDSVLLHFLLSVQRAQTAAGGRLEVRGPLAPTVERLLRETGTWPAFTITGAGDAP